A stretch of Lactuca sativa cultivar Salinas chromosome 6, Lsat_Salinas_v11, whole genome shotgun sequence DNA encodes these proteins:
- the LOC111891240 gene encoding uncharacterized protein LOC111891240 — MQNIDENELPFLVTVNPPLTPKSTLHKWSLGLSIPSVAATKAVLELAYIQGKRRIWFCGAYQGHGILEDGVKAGMVAANGILKKTCEILNNPKTMAPSLMEISARSFVVWFLQEFIAIGTLILLEEGGATFTFEGTRKKNSVKVYLKVENPRFYWKVATEDELGLFGAYIKGDFSFVDKTNGLLNLIVILIVNYELKNYSSTSNKRGWWTPMFSTAIIASAKYFCHHVLMHNSVTQARRNISHHYDLSNEFFSLFLDETMSYSCALFKSEDEDFKAAQMRKISSLIQKARVDKDHHILEIGFGWGSLAIEIVKQTGCKYTGITLSEEQLKYAETKVKETGLEDQIKFLLCDYRQLPDTSKYDRIISCEMIEHVGHKYHEEFFGCCDSLLAEDGILVLQFTSVPEGRYDDYRRSPGFIKEYIFPGLCVPSLTRLTSAMAASSRLCVEHVENIGAHYYQTLAHWKKNLMQNQSKILELGFNQEFIRTFECYFDYVAAGFKTKTLGNYQVVFSRPGNVATFGDPYKAIISAY, encoded by the exons ATGCAGAACATTGATGAAAATGAGCTACCTTTTCTAGTCACTGTTAATCCTCCTCTAACACCAAAAAGTACATTGCATAAATGGTCACTGGGATTGTCAATTCCATCAGTTGCAGCAACAAAGGCTGTTCTTGAGCTTGCTTACATCCAAGGGAAGCGAAGAATTTGGTTTTGTGGAGCATACCAAG gtCATGGGATCCTTGAGGATGGTGTCAAG GCGGGTATGGTTGCGGCAAATGGCATTCTTAAAAAGACTTGTGAAATTCTGAACAACCCGAAAACTATGGCACCATCTTTGATGGAAATTAGTGCGAGGTCATTTGTTGTTTGGTTCCTTCAAGAATTTATTGCTATTGGTACCTTAAT TTTATTGGAAGAAGGTGGTGCAACATTcacattcgaaggaacaagaaagaAGAACTCTGTAAAAGTTTATCTGAAAGTTGAAAATCCTCGATTTTATTGGAAG GTTGCTACAGAAGATGAGTTAGGTCTATTTGGCGCATACATTAAGGGGGACTTTTCTTTTGTTGATAAAACAAATGGCCTTTTAAACTTGATTGTG ATTCTTATTGTAAACTATGAGCTAAAAAATTATTCCTCGACGTCTAACAAAAG AGGTTGGTGGACACCGATGTTTTCAACAGCGATAATAGCATCTGCAAAGTATTTCTGTCATCATGTTTTGATGCATAACTCTGTTACTCAAGCACGTAGGAACATATCACATCACTATGATTTG AGTAACGAGTTTTTTTCCCTCTTCCTTGACGAGACTATGTCATACTCATGTGCATTATTCAAG AGTGAGGATGAAGACTTCAAAGCCGCACAAATGAGAAAAATATCTTCGTTAATTCAAAAG GCAAGAGTTGATAAGGACCACCACATTCTTGAGATAGGATTTGGTTGGGGAAGTTTAGCTATTGAAATCGTGAAACAAACTGGATGTAAATACACAGGCATCACCCTTTCTGAAGAGCAACTCAAATACGCAGAAACTAAAGTGAAGGAAACTGGCCTAGAG GACCAAATCAAATTTCTACTATGTGACTACAGGCAATTGCCTGACACTTCCAAATATGATAGAATTATATCCTG TGAAATGATAGAACATGTCGGCCATAAATATCATGAAGAGTTTTTTGGATGTTGTGACTCATTATTGGCAGAGGATGGGATTTTAGTCCTGCAG TTCACTTCAGTCCCAGAAGGCAGATATGATGATTACAGACGGAGCCCAGGGTTCATTAAAGAATACATATTTCCTGGACTGTGTGTACCTTCACTTACTAGATTAACATCCGCCATGGCTGCATCATCTCGACTTTG TGTGGAGCATGTGGAAAACATAGGAGCACATTATTATCAAACACTCGCACACTGgaagaaaaacttaatgcaaaaccaaag CAAAATACTTGAGTTGGGCTTCAACCAAGAATTCATCCGTACATTCGAGTGCTATTTTGATTATGTAGCTGCTGGCTTTAAGACCAAGACACTTGGGAACTACCAG GTTGTGTTCTCAAGGCCGGGAAACGTTGCCACATTTGGAGATCCTTACAAGGCTATTATTTCAGCTTATTGA